Genomic DNA from Orcinus orca chromosome 6, mOrcOrc1.1, whole genome shotgun sequence:
TCCTGCAGGTTGACACAAGCTGGAGGTCgggtcagggaaggctccctggaggcGGTGGCCTTGGGTCTGACCAAGTCCCCCAGGAGCCCTAAAAGGCCATGTGTGCCTGGGTCTGCCCACAGGACCGAGGCTGATGGGAAGTCCTATGTGAAGTACCAGGTAATTGGCAAGAACCACGTGGCAGTGCCCACCCACTTCTTCAAAGTGCTGATCCTGGAGGCAGCAGACGGGCAGATCGAACTCCGCTCCTATGTGATGCCCAACGCGCCTGTGGATGAGGCGGTCCCGCTGGAGCGCTTCCTGGTGCCCATCGAGAGCATTGAGCGGGCCTCAGGGCTGCTCTTTGTGCCAAATATCCTGGCACGGACAGGCAGCCTTAAGGCCATCACTGCAGGCAGCAAGTAAGGGCAGCCCCAGCCAGACTGTGGGGTCGGGGGGACTGGGTCGAATTAAAGGTGTTCATTTTTGGAGACAAGTCTTTGGTGTGTCTGTCCCAGGTGACCCGTGGGAACCTCTGGCTTCACCACTGTTTCTGTGCCGTCTTGGGCCCGACAGAACCTTCAGCTGGGCCGGGCACCCGCGTGGGTGAGGCCAGGCTGCAGGGCAGCCAGGGAGATGAGGATGGCTTCCTGGAAGAGAAGCACAGCAAcaggctggggcctgggaagCTAGCAGGTGCCCCActgcccaggacccagccccTTGGGGTATGCTGCCCTCAGCAGGGCCTGGGGTAGGGGGGTTATGAAGCACAGGCCCAGCTTCATCCTGCAAATCTGTCACTGGCCAGGAAAGGGCCTCACCTCTCTGCTTCTAGGtatcctcctctgtaaaatggggatgatcgTAATAGCTGCCTCCCAGGATCGGGGAGCGGGAGGGGCAGGTGACGGGCAGGGAGGGCCCTCTGTGTAGCTGTCGGAAGGGTGGGAGCAGGGATTCCTGCTTGGGAGGCTGTGGCTGGCAAGCGTGCGACACCTGGCCCTGGCAGGGCTCTCAGGGACAGGTAGACTGAGGCTGTCCACCTGTTTGGTCACCACCCTTTGAGACCAGTGGAAGCAGTGGCACCTTCCCCCAGGAAGTGCCCACAGGTACAGCGTTCTGTGCTGCCCTCAGAAGTGGCTGCCCAGGTGGAAAGCTCTCAGAGCTGGTCGCATCCTGTCCCCCATGGGACAGAGGTGCCAGAGAGGAGGGCTGCCCTGCCCACCAGGGTCAGACACGGGGAAGTGGAACACGGAGCGTATAGCTAAGGGAACAGGCCTAGAGCAGGGATGGGTGGGGTCTCCTGGGTCAGCCAGGTGCTCCTGGAGCAGCTGGATGGGCACCAGCACCCAGGATTCCCAACTCCCAGCCCACTCTCAACTTGTCCCTGCTGCAGTTCTGCTGTGGTGAGAGCTAAAGGGGGCGAGGAGGCCTAGAGGAGGCTGGCTCAGGGCAgccctgggcggggtgggggacgGGAAGAGGGTTGCAACGCCCCCCTTTGGATGGACCCCAAGGCTCCAGCCCCTGCTGGTGGTGAGCAGGCTGGGCCTGGAGGTCGGGGAGGCGGGCGGGCTCACCTCGGTGCGGATGGTGCGGCTGCCCTGCTTGGGGCAGGTGTTGACGTACCGATCGAAGAGGACACTGGGCTCAGCCACCTCCAGGTTGGGGTCAGCATCCACTCCAGCTTCCAGCCCTTGGAGGCCCCCAAACACCACGAGAGCGTGCCTGGCGCCCACAGGAGGGGGTCACTGAGTGCAGCCCCCAGGGCTCTCAGCCCCCCGTATGCGCAGGGGCCCGGTCCGTACAACTCTGCCCCCACCAGTCCCGTCCCCTGCTGCGTTCCTCCTCCCCTGGCTGGACCCACCTGAAGTTGGGAAGCTGGACGGAGGCCACGTCTGAGCCTCGCTCTGATGTCCCAATGGTCAGGTCATAGCCGTCCTGGAAGGGGGCCTCAGCAAACACAGCACCTGCGGGGGAGGCCAGCTCACTGGGGGCTCTGTACCCCACAGGCCACTGCCACTTGGCTGCGCGTACGTGTTGGGGGGCGTGGTTTAGGTAAGAGAGCCACAGCCAGGCCCCTCACTCTTGCTGGGAAGTCAGCGATGGAACAGGCAGAGACCGTGCGTGTACCAGCTTGGGGAGACAaagcagagggtggggaggaaggagctcCAAAAGCAAGTAGTGGACCTCTGACTTATCTGGCCCTTTTGCCCCCATTCCCGACCCCATGGCAGACATTATTAAAGATGCTTTTCCTCAGAAGTCCttaaaagcattccaggcagtgcACTCAAGGAgaccaaggcccagagaaggaaaggCACTTGCCCAAGTCACACGGCAAGTGAGTAGGGTTAGGACCCCGGCCTGACTTTTGGGTCAAGCAAGGCTCTCTGTGGCCTCCCAGAGAGAGAGGACGGATATTCACAGGAGGAAGCTCTGTCCTTACTGAGGCAGGAGGCCAGGCGGACCGTGTAGCCCCAGTAGAGACCAGCTTTGGTGCGAGGGTCCTGTGACGACACGACTTTTCCACGGTAGGTCTTGCTTTCTGGAGGGGAAGCAGACAGGCTGTGAAGACGGGGCGAGGGGACAAGGAAGTGGCTCCGAGCCCGCAGGCGGGCCAGgctggggacgctttagggtacCTGGGAGCTGCTGCTGGTTCAGCCGCACCGTCACCCGGAGTCCAGGCTCCAAGTGCTTGTCGATCTTCACCTCCTGGGAAGAAGCCAGAAGAAACTGGTGCTGTCCCCCGCAGGAGAGCGGGGGTCGCTGCTCTCCCAGACACAGGGGCACCTCAGGGGTCCAGGTCACCCTTCGAGCCCCGCTCCCCGGCACCTGGGCCAGACCTGCTCACAGAgactattcttttattattaattaattaattaattttggctgcattgggtcttcgttgctgtgcacgggctttctctagttgcagtgagccggggctactcttcgttgcggtgcacgggcttctcattgcagtggcttctctggttgcagagcacgggctctaggtgcacgggcttcagtagttgtggctctcgggggtctagagctcaggctcagtagttgtggcgcatgggcttagttgctccgcggcatgtgggatcttcccggagcagggctcgaacccgtgtcccctgcattggcaggtggattctgaaccactgcgccaccagggaagtccaagagacCATTCTTGCAAAACGACTACTGCAAGACACTGGtccaggcctggcacagagtaggaagTATTTCATGAGTAGATTAAATCCCAGTTTCCTACATTTTGGTGGCtatgccacttactagctatagcAGTTTGAGTGgtcacttaacccctctgagccttaGTGTCCTAATCGTCAAACAGAAGATGTTCCATAAATAATACCTGTTGTTACactgcacagggcctggcatgaaGTAAATGCTGACTACATGGGAGCCTGTGAGGAAGGACACTTGATGTTTGTGTTTTGTcccaattttagttttttttttccccccaccgcgctgcacggcttgtggaatctcagttccctgaccagggattggacccacgccctcggcagtgaaagcatggagtcctaatcactggattATGATGGAATTCCCTTGTCCCACTTTTGAATTCAGGATGGGACACTTTCTCTTTTGCGGGTTTCACATTCATTTCTCTCTTCATCTGGGTCTGGGTCATCCGGTTCTGTTTTTAGCCAGTTACCTCAGATCTGTTCTTTTTGAGGGGAGGGGATCCTCCTCTGTTTAAATGTTCTGCCTCCTTCTCTAGGAGACTTAGGGTTAATAGGTGGCAAACGAATGCTCCGAGCCCCAGCTTGGCAGCGCTCCGGAACAGCCCCAGAGGCATCGTGAACTTGATTTTCCcgggttttcttttggtttgtttttcgtATAAGGACTATCTTCTGTTGatttgatttttctaaaacagTAAATTTTGCTCCTGGCTTTATCTGTTGAGCCCCATTTTAGGTACTTCTCTGGCCCAAATCTGCATCAATGGGGGACTGGCAGGCAGAGATGCCTGGGGCCAGGGCTCTCCACCCATGTGCCCTCCGTAGCCAGGGTGTGTCTGGGAAACGTGTCTCGACCCACCCTCCAATTCCTACCTTCTTCATGCCACAGTTGACAAAGGAGCCCTGGCCCGGCCGGGTGGGCCGGTCCACCACGATGCCCTCTCGGAACTCGGATTCCTCATCCTGACGCATGTGGTGAGGGCTGTCCAAGGGGTTCAGGAGCCCTGTGGTTGGGGAGGGCCAGGAAGATTCTGGGAGGTGCAGAGGCACACGGAGGGGTGGAAGGTAAGGCTGGGAGCCCTGGTTCAggttccagctctgccacagaTCTGCTGCTTCTCACCAGCCACAGGCCTTGCCCTGCCTGGGCCTGCTTTCCCAACTGTCCCATGATTTCTCAGGGTCTGGGGGATGATCCATGGGAAAGGGGGGTCAGGCCCCCACAGCCTTACCTGCAAACTGTAGATCCTGATGCTTGGGGAAGAATGCTTTTCTTAGGTACCTAGGAAAGGACGCAGATCTCAGAGAGGCCACCTCCCATCCGACCTGCACCGTGACCACCCCTCCCACATGCTCTGGCAAGTCTGTCCTTCATGCCCTTACTGGGGACACTCCAGGTACTGCAGGATCCGGGCCAGCTGCACGCATGCCTGCCCCTTCTTGCCGACTCCCCTGAATTCCCCCTCCACAGTCCTGGAGAGAGAAAGATAGGGCTCAAGCCCACCGGGTTTCCTTCAAGAGCTCCTCCCCCCAGTATGACCTCTGCAGCACCCCTGCTTTGCAACTCGACCCGCCAGGGTTACAATGGGGGCATTCAGACGGGATCCGCAGCCCAGGCAAGTAGGCAGGGAAAAAAGGGAAGCCCAGCCAATCATGgcagcccctcccttctccctgagCCCCGGGGCCCGCTGGATGGCCCCTCACTTGGCATCTTGGCCCTCTTCATCAAACACCACAATCTCATCCACGCAGAAGATGGTGCAGGCTCTAGCAATCTGGCCAGCCAGGTAGGTGCGAAGCTCGGGCGACTGGGCGTTGTCCAGGATGGAGCCCGGAAGGGCCACGCTCAGGGTGTAGTGCCGCCCTGGGCAGGACAGGGGTGTTCATGGTCAGCCAGAGAGGCCAGggccatccctcccctcccttgctCTAATCCCAGGGCCCAGAGTTAGAGAATTTTCCTACTGTGAGGAGTTTTGAGCTAAGCAGCATAGATCCaactcccctctctgggcctcaatctCCCCAGGAAGAAAATGGAATCAGAGGTCTCCAGGACTGCCGTAAGACAGGCATACCGCTGGGCCAGGCAAGGGAGCTGTTAGAAGAACTGACCTATATTCACATCCTCTGCCCCCTACCACCTCAGTTCCCCAGGCGTCAAATAGGGATGataatgagttaatatttattcTTAGTGCCTTTTATATGTGCACATTTAACCAATAACCCTAGGAAGTAGGTATACCATGATCCCGATTGAGAGGTGGGGAACCTTCAGCCCACAGAGGTCAAATATgtgacccaaggtcacacaaaagGCAGGACAGCTGGCTTCAGAGGGACCACCACACTTTCCCTCCCAGAGTTGTCCAAAGGGAGCCACAGGAGATAAAGGGCTTTCCCGGTGTCAGACAGCTGACATGCTCAGTTGCTGTCCCCACTGTCACCATcatcactggtaaccactgggcTTACAGGGTACAATATGGCCCCCTGACCCTCCAGACCTTTGGGTCTGGCCGAGGAGGAAAGATACAACTTGTTAGGGTAGATACAAATGTACGAACATGGAAGGACATCCAGGACACAATGTGGGATGAGAAAAAACAGCCCCAGAAGTGTGTGGATAAAGCAGTCTCAACTTTTGTAAAACTGTATCTATATACCTCCCTACCTATATATAAGTGGGTGTTAACATAGCTGGAGAAACGTTAACTGCAATGTTTGctgggatttttcctttctttattgttttctgtatTGTTTGGGGAGTTTTGTTTTGAGCATGTattatttaatgagaaaaaagagaCATTCTTATTATGAAATCAAAATACTTAAATGAAAAGTGAAATTAAAGCACACAGTgatcaataaaaaaggaaaaaaattaactatcATTACAATGATGAGGTTCTAGAGGCATAAAGTGATGATATATGATGCTTACCCTCCACAGAATCGAAATCTACCTAAGTAGGAAGTTAGGACTCAGTTTTCTGGGTCCCTCccgttctctgagcctcattttctccaTCAGGACAAGATGTCTGGACCCACTGGCCCCTAAGGGCCCTTCCAGCTATAACATTCTCTGCCCTACCGAGGACCCAGCTTGCTCACCCCGATCCTCCCTCTGGGCAgctgcctcctcctcctgctgTCGCTTTGCCTGTTCCTCCTGCACTCGCTGCCGCTCCAGTTTCTTCACCATCTTGAGATCCTtccacttctttttctcctctttttctggatAAGAGGACATCCCGATTGGTGGAGGGAAGAGGGACTTGGACGTGAGGAGGACTTGGAGCAGTCCAGGAGGTGATGTCCTCTCAGTAGGGGCAGCCTGGGCTCTCCAATGCTGCTGAGACAGCAGCCAAAGGAGCCTCCCAGGGCTTCTGGCCCTGTCTTCTCCATTTTGGGTACTGTGGGACCTAGAGGGGCCAAATCTGGTGGCTTTTCCCCAAGATTCAGCTGTGCACTGATGGAGTGGCCTCGGGGAGAGGTGAGCACAGACGCTCATCTCCCCATCTGAGCCCACCGCTCCGGTCCCTTACTTACTCTGTTGCTTCCATTTTCGCCACTCCACCCTCTGGCCATGTTCACCCTGGAGTAGGGGTGGGAGGAGATATAGGAGTGAGGCTGAATGGTCACACCCGAGAGGAGGTCCCACTTGCTGCTCCACAGCTGTCCCCTCTCTTTAAATGGAGGTGGTGAGGAAACGAGGgaaccctcccccgccccccacgccACACTCCTGCTGCCCAGAGAAAGCgtcaggagggcagggacctgTCGTACCCCCAGTGCCTGAGAccacacctggcacacagtaagcattcaataaattgtTTAATGAGTTCCccctggagagaagaggaaacaggttcagaggAACAGGACCTGCCCACTGTCGCCCTGGTGTCAGAAGAGATACGCCACGAAAGGGCTCGGGATTCCGAGCCGGGTCCGGTCTTCTGAATCCGGGCCCCGGGCAATGAGTTACCCAACGCAGTCCCGGCTCTGACTCGAACCCCGGCTCCCACCTCCGGTTCTCATCTGGACAGGGGTGCTTGAGGCCGTGAGCATGCGGCACCTCGGGGACTCGGGCCGCGGAGCAGCGACGAGCAGGGAGCTAGAGGTGCGGCCAGGCCCTGCCACGGGCCCCCAAGCGGCTCTTTCTCTTGCCTCCACCCCGCGCCCTGCCGCGGGATCCCACATCCCTCCACCTACCGGGCCACAGGGCCTCTTCCTCCCGCGCTCCGCCATGTTAGTCGCACACCGTCGGCCCCGCCCAGCCAATCAGACTCACCCCTTCCGCCAACACCTCCTCCGAGCCGTCCAATCGGAGAGCCAATGGCGTGCGAGGGCGCGCCCTATGCTCCGGGCTGAGGGAGCGTGTGGGCCTGGGACTGGCTCCTGGGGGCGGGCTcccgggggtgggcggggctcaTCGCAGGCCTGGGTGTCCAAAGACGCACGGTATCCGGTTCTCTCCTGAACCCTTGGACGATAGGAGAGCTACCCTCTCTCCTCCCGTCGGGCGCGAAACTCAAAGCTCAGCTTGGTTTTACACATGGGGACCCTGAGGCCCAGAGCTGGAGTGTGATTCAGAGCTGGCAATAATTTAATCCAATTATTTTATAGATTCgttcatttacttttaattatcaGACTTTACTTTTTTAGAGCAGATTTAGGTTTACCGAAAATTGAACAGATAGCACAGAGTTCACATAACCCCCACTCAGTTTTTGTTGTTCACATGTGTTAATGTGTACATTTGTTATAGTTGATGAACCTATATTGATGCAttgttcatagtttacattagggttcactctttgtgttgtacattctaacagttttgacaaatgcataatgtcatatatctaccattacagtatcatacaaaattgattcactgccctaaaaatcctctgtgctccacctacctcccccacccctcaagcccctggtaaccacgGGGACCCTGATCTTTTTTactgtccctatagttttgccttttccagaatgtcatatagttggaatcagacagtatgcagccttttcagactcccttctttcactaagcaacatgcatttaaagttcctctaaagtaggagatagatgggcccctgggctggacagctggGGTTTGTCAAGTGGAGTAACACTGAAGCTCTGTTCTCACCCAGATGCTCCAAGGTCAAAGctagtggcagaagctgagctctactgaagtaaagagataaaataaccactcctgaggtcaaggaaaacttccTGTCTGGACATGCGcaggaaggctccttgggggtcaaaaagggagggggcaccaccccataataaGTGTGGACATATACACACAGGCCTCTGCGGTGGAATCCATCTTAGCAAAAAGTTGCACACGCAGCTTGGGGAGGGTCTTAGGACCAGTCATGTGTGAAGAAAGAAACGAGATAATTGGCCAAACAAAGACCAGGAAGAACTGTcctatataagtgatttaaatcgCCTCTTTACTCCACTCCTCCCCATTAGAAaggatgcccacaccctttctctctgggtgtgtatttctgcctAGCTTcgacttaaataaataaactgtttctctgtgtgctctcccatagtgctgtgtctctaataataaactttgtacctgttttttacagtttttgcctccttgaaacattcttgctCTCAAATGGGGGAAAGAGCCAGGGCcactttgcttctagcctctagcccctggtgcTCTAgcggctaggattcctggttttcatctgGGCTAcgcaggttcaattcctgggcagggaactaagacctcACTGCTGTCTCTCCGAGATCACCTCCATATCTTCTAATGGtttgataactcatttctttttcttttatagtaggttgaagatataatttttaaaaatttatttatatttattcatttatttggttgcgccaggtcttagttgcggctcgccggctccttagttgtgtcatgcgaactcttagttgctacatgcatgtgggatctagttccctgagcagggattgaatccgcgccccctgcactgggagcacggagtcttaaccactccaccaccagggaagtccccgatagctcatttctttttactgccgGATACTATTCGTTGTATGGCTATGCCACTGTGTGTCTATCCATTCACCTTTTGAAGGACATTTGGTTGCTTCCAGtatttggcaattatgaataaaactgctgcaaatattcatgtgcaggtttttgtgtggacatgaattttcagctcatttgggtaaatagcTGGAAGTCTGATTGCTGGATCCAACAgtaagactatgtttagctttgtaagaaattgccaaactgggacttccctggtggtccagtggctaagactccgtgctcccaatgcagggggcccgggttcaatccctggtcagggaactagatcccacatgctgcaactaagagttcgcatgccgcaactaaaagatcccacacgtgccgacgaagatcctgtgtgccgtgACTAacacccggcgcagccaaataaataaataaataaaaaagaaatggccaagctgtcttccaaagcggttataccagtttgcattcctACCGGCAAGGAATGAgatacactttcttttttaaataataaatttgagtcaatattcattcaatcaacaaatatttatcaagcagaTCCTATTTTGAGGCTGGAACTCCCTGTGCTAACCGCCAGGGACACAATGGTAGGGAAAGCAGATACTGATCTGGAGTTTACAACCTAGTAGAGGAGAGATTCATTTCTAATTCAAAGTGTGTGTTATCATTACAGGGCTTGTGTTTATTTcaccattccccccccccccccccccccccccccgctctcCCCTATCTGAATGAAAGGCAAAGTCATTTATGCATCTCAGGTTGGCTGAGGTTACTCAGTCTAAGATCTGGAATCTCTGTAGAGCCACAGATTTGAGTTATGGGCAGATTCTGGATTGGTTCATGAGACATGAAACCTTTGGTCAGGGTGGTTCTATCCAAGAGATCTATGGGTTTACCTCATTGAGGACTTGCTTATCATCAGGCTATGTGTAGTATGGCAAAGGGGCTCCAACCCTGAGCTTCTGAGTTGTTATTTTGTTTCACAATCTTGACTTTGGAACAGTGATAGTATTACAAAGTCATAgttgggaaaggaagaagtgtcctgggacttccctggtggtccagtggttaagactctgcacttccaatgcagggggtgcaggttggatccctggtccgggaactgagatcccatgtgccgcctggccaaaaagtaaataattttaaaaattaaaaaaaaaaaaaaaaaaggaaagtgtccTGTCATAACACCAAGTATGTTCCAAAcagcaattctctgacaccaggtGGGTGTCCTACACTTCAATTAAATTCTGACAAG
This window encodes:
- the SPOUT1 gene encoding putative methyltransferase C9orf114 homolog isoform X4 codes for the protein MAERGRKRPCGPGEHGQRVEWRKWKQQKKEEKKKWKDLKMVKKLERQRVQEEQAKRQQEEEAAAQREDRGRHYTLSVALPGSILDNAQSPELRTYLAGQIARACTIFCVDEIVVFDEEGQDAKTVEGEFRGVGKKGQACVQLARILQYLECPQYLRKAFFPKHQDLQFAGLLNPLDSPHHMRQDEESEFREGIVVDRPTRPGQGSFVNCGMKKEVKIDKHLEPGLRVTVRLNQQQLPESKTYRGKVVSSQDPRTKAGLYWGYTVRLASCLSAVFAEAPFQDGYDLTIGTSERGSDVASVQLPNFRHALVVFGGLQGLEAGVDADPNLEVAEPSVLFDRYVNTCPKQGSRTIRTEEAILISLAALQPGLTHAGARPS
- the SPOUT1 gene encoding putative methyltransferase C9orf114 homolog isoform X2 encodes the protein MAERGRKRPCGPGEHGQRVEWRKWKQQKKEEKKKWKDLKMVKKLERQRVQEEQAKRQQEEEAAAQREDRGRHYTLSVALPGSILDNAQSPELRTYLAGQIARACTIFCVDEIVVFDEEGQDAKYLRKAFFPKHQDLQFAGLLNPLDSPHHMRQDEESEFREGIVVDRPTRPGQGSFVNCGMKKEVKIDKHLEPGLRVTVRLNQQQLPESKTYRGKVVSSQDPRTKAGLYWGYTVRLASCLSAVFAEAPFQDGYDLTIGTSERGSDVASVQLPNFRHALVVFGGLQGLEAGVDADPNLEVAEPSVLFDRYVNTCPKQGSRTIRTEVDSLSLPVPESPARARCRTLASHSLPSRNPCSHPSDSYTEGPPCPSPAPPAPRSWEAAITIIPILQRRIPRSREEAILISLAALQPGLTHAGARPS
- the SPOUT1 gene encoding putative methyltransferase C9orf114 homolog isoform X1, whose translation is MAERGRKRPCGPGEHGQRVEWRKWKQQKKEEKKKWKDLKMVKKLERQRVQEEQAKRQQEEEAAAQREDRGRHYTLSVALPGSILDNAQSPELRTYLAGQIARACTIFCVDEIVVFDEEGQDAKTVEGEFRGVGKKGQACVQLARILQYLECPQYLRKAFFPKHQDLQFAGLLNPLDSPHHMRQDEESEFREGIVVDRPTRPGQGSFVNCGMKKEVKIDKHLEPGLRVTVRLNQQQLPESKTYRGKVVSSQDPRTKAGLYWGYTVRLASCLSAVFAEAPFQDGYDLTIGTSERGSDVASVQLPNFRHALVVFGGLQGLEAGVDADPNLEVAEPSVLFDRYVNTCPKQGSRTIRTEVDSLSLPVPESPARARCRTLASHSLPSRNPCSHPSDSYTEGPPCPSPAPPAPRSWEAAITIIPILQRRIPRSREEAILISLAALQPGLTHAGARPS
- the SPOUT1 gene encoding putative methyltransferase C9orf114 homolog isoform X3 produces the protein MAERGRKRPCGPGEHGQRVEWRKWKQQKKEEKKKWKDLKMVKKLERQRVQEEQAKRQQEEEAAAQREDRGRHYTLSVALPGSILDNAQSPELRTYLAGQIARACTIFCVDEIVVFDEEGQDAKTVEGEFRGVGKKGQACVQLARILQYLECPQYLRKAFFPKHQDLQFAGLLNPLDSPHHMRQDEESEFREGIVVDRPTRPGQGSFVNCGMKKEVKIDKHLEPGLRVTVRLNQQQLPESKTYRGKVVSSQDPRTKAGLYWGYTVRLASCLSAVFAEAPFQDGYDLTIGTSERGSDVASVQLPNFRHALVVFGGLQGLEAGVDADPNLEVAEPSVLFDRYVNTCPKQGSRTIRTELHRGPSLPVTCPSRSPILGGSYYDHPHFTEEDT